The genomic DNA AGGACCATAAATAAGTCCATAACTCTCTAAAATTCAAAGTTTGGAAAGATAAAAAAATACTAGTACCTATTCCTCCAATCCCAAAAAGTCCTAGAATTACTGTACTTCTTATTGAACACTCTAATCGGTATAAACCAAAGTTTTTAAATGTATTTATTATTGGACACCATAATATAGTTAATAAAGAAGAAAATTTAGGACCATTTATTTGATTTATATATTCAAAACTTTTGTAGTCAATAGTTTCTAATTGTTCAGCAAAAACTTTTGAATTTACAGCAATATAAGGTATACATATAGCTATTATTCCTATTGAAAAATTTATTCCATATATTTGCATTAATACTATTCCCCAAACTACTTCATGAATAGATCTAATTATTGTTAGAAAAAACCTTATTATGCGGTAGAAAAAATTTGGAATATTAAAGATTTTATAAAAAATATTTGAGGATATTACTCCAAAAATTGCTCCAAAAATAATACTTACTAACCAACTAAAAAAACCAATTAAGATTGTTTCATTTAATCGATTAAATACGGTAATAATAATTTCATTATCGATCTTGGGATTTAATGAAGAAATTAAGAATTCTTGGAATAATTCAAATCCTCCAAAATGAATATTGTTTATTAATTGATACCCTAGAGGTAAGCATACCAAAATTGGAAGAAAAGATAATGAGGTATAGTTTAATTTTAATTTATTCAACTAATTAATATATTTTGTCTAAATGAAGCTTCTTTAAGTTAATTCTTTTAATATTGAAAAAAATTTCACCATCCCTTATTCCAATAACTTTATCGAAATCGTTCAGCAAATCTAATCTATGTAATGCAACTAATGCAGTCTTTGGCGATTTTTTTGTATTATTTTTATCTACATTTTCTAACAGCAGGTTTTTAATTGTTGTTATCAATTTGGGATCTAAATTATTAAAAGGCTCATCAGCAAGTAATATATTTGATCCTTGAATTAATGATCTAGCTATAGCCACCCTTTGTTTTTGCCCCCCAGATAGTTTTTTGATTTTTTTGTCGTAAACAGAGTTATGAAGTCTACATAATTGCATATATTTATGCGCCTTATTAAAAGAACTTATATTTAGCAAATTTTTAAAAGCGAAATAAAAATTGTTTTCCGCTAGTAGTCCACAATTAACATTTTGTTCTGCAGAGAGATCTTCTATTAATCTTAAATCTTGCCAAATAGTTGTTATCTTACTTTTTTGCTTTCTATCTAATTCCTCGAAACTTCTATTGAATAATTTAACCTCACCTTGAGTGGGCTTGATAGTGCCATTAAGTATTGATATAAGGGTAGTTTTCCCTGAACCACTTTTACCTAAAAGTGCAATTTTCTCACCTGAATTTATTTTTAAATTTACTTTATTTAGGATTAGATTATTTTTGTATTTATAAGATATATTTCTTAATTCTAAGAGAGTATTATTCATCTTATTTTATTTAATTTCCTCGCTACTTCCTCTATCTTTTTATACTGTTTTGCATCTGCATCTATAAATCTTTTTGCATTGAACATATCTAAAATCTGTTTATGTGATTTTTGATTTATATCTAAATTTAGAATTACTGATTTAAGTTCTTTTGAAAACCCTTCCCAAAATCTATTTTCAAGATCCCCTTGAGCTACCCAATGATAGTCAACATATTCTGGGGTAATCCAAAATAATTCTAAATTACTTGTTCTTTTGGGATTATTTTTAAGATTATTTTCCCAAACTTGTTTATTTAAAGCTCCAGCATCATATGCCCCACTATTAACTAAAGCTATTGTGGCATCATGACTCCCACTAAAACCTGCTTTCTTTCCTTTAAAGTGTATAACTTCTACTCCTGCTTGATTTAAGAAATATTCTGGCATTAGTCTTCCAGAAGTTGAGTTTTCAGAGCCAAAAGTAAATCTTAAATTTTTTAGTTTTTTAAGTCCTTTAATTTTTGAAATTGAGTTAAGTTTTAAATTTTTGTTTACTATAAAAACACTTTTAAATTCCTTATCGATATCTCTTTGAGCTATGACAATTGAACTAGGATTTTGTAATCTTGCTTGAACTCCTGATAAACCGCCAAACCAAACTAAATCTAAATCTTTAGTTCTAAATCCAGTTACTGCTGCAACATAATTAATAACAGGAATGTATTTAACTTCTACACCGAGTTGTTTGGATAATTCTCTTGAAAATAAATTAAATCTTTTGTCCAAAATATCTTGGTTTTGATCAGGTATTGCTCCAACTTTTAAAACTTTGGTATTTGAAAATACAGGTGATGAAAAAAAAGAAAATAATAAGGATAAAAATACTAAGAAATTTTTGAAATTTAACATTATTATTTAAATTAGAAGTATACAGATATAGCTTTTTCAAGCCTATCTAGTCCGTCTTTGATTTTAACTTCTGAAGCTGCACAAGATATTCTTATACATTCGTCAGCCCCAAAAACTTTTCCTGGTACAACAACTAATCCGTAATCTTGAAGAGCTTTATTGCAGAAATCAACAGAAGTAATTGAGGAGTTAGGTAATCTTGGAAATGCGTAAAATGCTCCATTAGGTTCTTCAATATAAATCCCATTTATGTTCTTAAGGCCCTCATAGAGAAGACTTCTTCTTTGATCATAATGGCTATTTATCATTGAGAAAAATTCATTATTAATTTTTAAAGCCTCTAAAGCACCTTTTTGAACAAAAGAGCAAACATTACTTGTGCTTTGACTTTGTAATGCTGAGGATGCTTTGATTACATCTTTGGAACCCACTAAATAACCTATCCTCCAGCCAGTCATAGCCCATCCTTTTGCAAACCCATTTATTATAAAAATCCTATCTTTTAAGTCATTTGCTAATGAAGATAAACTGTAGTGTTTAAATTCTTTTTTAAGTATTAATTCGTAAATCTCATCAGAAAGAATATTGATATTTGGATTTTCTCTAGCTAAATCGGCAATTTGTAATAATTCTTCCTTTGACATAACTCTTCCAGTAGGGTTATTAGGAGAGTTGATAATTATAAATTTAGTTTTTGAAGAGATTTTAGACTTCAAGTCTTTTATATTTATTTTAAATCCATCTTTAGCAGAAGAATTCGTAAAAATTGGCTTCCCGCCTGCCAATCTAACCATCTGGGGATAACTTAACCAATATGGAGAAGGAATAATAACTTCGTCTCCAGTATTTAACAACACTTGGAAAAGATTATATATTGCTTGCTTAGCTCCATTTGTGACCATTACATTTTCAAAGTCATAATTTAAATTGTTTTGAATTTGAAGTTTATTTGCAATTGCTTTTCGGAGATCTAAATTCCCCGCTGCAGGACCGTATTTTGTAAATCCATCAAATATAGCCTTACTTGTAGCCTCAATAACTTCTTTTGGGGCATCAAAATCAGGTTCTCCTGCACTTAAATTGCAAATATCTACTCCTTCTGCAGATAATTGATTTGCTTTAGCACTTATCTGCAATGTAAGAGAAGGCTCAATTGAAAGTGCCCGATCAGATAAATTAACTTGACTCATTGACTTATGACTTTTCAAATATGACTTTTAATAATGACAAATGCATAAATTAAGAATAAATAAAACTATCACATAATGGTTTAATTTAGTTCATTTTCTTAATCTATTTTATTTTCATGTTTTGAGTTCTTAAGATAAAAATATTTAAAGTTTTATTTTCGGTGAAAAGGTTAGTAATTGGGAGAGGAAGTGTATTTGCAGATTTGTTAATAATTGGTGAGGCGCCTGGAGCACAGGAAGATTTAGAGGGAAAACCTTATGTAGGTAAATCTGGTAAGTTATTAAACGAATTATTAATACAAGCTGGGATTGACTATAAGAAGGATGTTTATTTTTGTAATGTAATTAAATGTCGTCCACCAAATAATAGAAAACCTTCTGCTAGAGAAATTAATATTCATAAACCTTGGTTATTACAGCAAATAAAGCTAGTTGATCCAAAATTTATATTACTTACTGGTTCTACTGCTATGAGAGCTATTTTAGAAGTTAAAGATCCTATAAGTAATTTAAGAGGTCAATGGATAAAAAAAGATGGGAGAGAAATTATGGTAATTTTTCATCCATCTTATTTGTTGAGATTTCCTTCAAAAGAAATCAATAAACCTTACCATTTAACTTTGAAAGACCTAGAGAATGTAAGTGGTAAACTATATGCCGTATAATTTAGTGAAATCCTTTTTGAATATCAAGAATTTTAATGTCATTAACTCAATCAAAAGAGGTTAATAGTCTCTCCAAAAGATATTCAACTCATATTGAGAGAAGGATAACTAGAACAGTAATGGTGGGTGATGTAGCCATTGGAAGTGATTATCCAGTAAGAGTTCAATCGATGATAAATGAAGATACAATGGATGTCGAAAATTCTTACTTGGCTATCAAAAGACTTCACGATGTGGGTTGTGAAATAGTAAGGTTAACTGTCCCTTCCTTAGCACATGCCAAAGCAGTAGGAGATATAAAGGCAAAATTATTAGAAAATAATATCAACACCCCCTTAGTGGCTGATGTTCACCATAATGGTATGAAAATTGCAATGGAAGTTGCAAAACATGTTGATAAAGTTAGGATAAACCCTGGATTGTTTGTTTTTGAAAAATCAGACCCTACAAGAACTGAATATACAGATGAGGAATTTGAAACTATTAAGCAAACAATACTTAAAAGATTTACCCCTTTAGTTGAAGTTTTAAAGACTGAAAACAAAGCTCTAAGGATTGGAGTTAACCATGGATCTCTATCTGAGAGGATGCTTTTTACTTATGGAGATACGCCATTAGGAATGACAGAATCTGCGATGGAGTTCGTCAAAATTTGTGATGAGCTTGATTTTCATAATATAATTATTTCTATGAAAGCTTCTAGGGCTCCGGTCATGATGGCAGCCTACAGAATGATTGCAGATAGGCTTGACTCAGAAGGATATAACTATCCCTTACATTTGGGAGTGACCGAAGCTGGTGATGGTGATTATGGAAGGATTAAAAGTACTGCTGGAATTGGAACGCTTTTAGCAGAGGGATTAGGAGATACCATCAGGGTTTCCTTAACAGAAGCTCCAGAAAAGGAAATACCAGTTTGCTATTCAATTTTGCAATCTTTAGGATTAAGAAAAACAATGGTTGAATACATCAGTTGCCCTAGTTGTGGTAGAACACTTTTCAATCTAGAGGAAGTTGTAGATAAAGTTAGAAACGCCACCTCACATTTAACGGGTCTAGATATAGCAATAATGGGATGTATTGTTAATGGACCAGGAGAAATGGCAGATGCTGATTATGGTTATGTTGGAAAAGGTAAAGGAACTATTGCCTTATATAGAAGGAAAGAAGAAATAAAAAGAGTACCTGAAGATGAAGGGGTTAATGCTTTAATCCAACTTATCAAGGATGATGGGAAGTGGATTGATCCTTAAGGATTTGTCAATTTTTTGAAATTATAAATAAATTCTTTTTATAATAAGAAATATGAAATTCTCTGAAGATAAGAAAATTGGTTAAAAAAAAATTTATAATTCTGTTTGCGTCAACCTTTTCTGGGCTATTTTTAAATAATTTTGCAGAAGCAACAGTTCTAAATAATAGTTATAAAGAGGTAATTGATCATGTTTGGCAAATTGTATATAGAGATTTTCTTGATTCCAGCGGTAAATTTCAAAAGTCCAATTGGATTAATCTAAGAAAAGAAGTTTTATCAAAAACATACTCAGACAGCAATGAAGCATATGATGCCATTAGAGATATGCTTTCTAATTTAGATGATTCTTATACAAGATTTTTAGAACCTAAGGAATTTAATCAAATGAGAATTGATACCTCTGGTGAATTAACTGGAGTTGGTATCCAAATAGTTAAAGATAAAGAATCTGATGATTTAATAATCATTTCTCCTATAGAGGGTACCCCTGCATTTGATGCTGGAATTAAAGCTAGAGATAAAATACTCTCCATAGATAATATTTCTACTGATGGCATGAATATTGAGGATGCCGTGAAATTAATAAGAGGACAAAGAGGTACTAAAGTTAAGCTTGAAATTCTTAGAGGTTCTAAATCCTTTTTTAAGATATTATCAAGAGAAAAGATTGAAATAAAATCTGTATCAAGTAAAGTCAATCAAACCAAAAACGGTTTATTAATTGGCTATGTAAGAATTAAACAATTTAATGCAAATGCATCAAAAGAGACTAGAGATGCTATTAAGGATTTAGAAACAAAAAAAGTCGAAGGATATGTTCTTGACTTGAGAAGTAATCCAGGAGGTTTATTAGAATCAAGCATTGATATCTCAAGGCACTTCATTAACAAAGGAGTAATAGTAATTACAGTAAGTAAAGATGGTTTAAAAGAAACAAAAAAAGGAAACGGTCAAGCTCTAACTAAAAAACCCCTAGTTGTCCTAGTTAATGAGGGTTCTGCAAGTGCTAGTGAAATAGTCTCTGGTGCAATAAAGGATAACAAAAGAGGAAAATTAGTTGGGAAGAAAACGTTTGGTAAAGGTCTAGTTCAATCTATGAGAACATTAGTTGATGGTTCAGGATTGACTGTTACAGTAGCTAAGTATTTGACTCCGAACGGTACTGATATAAACAAATCTGGAATTATTCCAGATATAGAAGTAAGAATGAATATCAACCCTATTCTCCAAAGAGAGATTGGAACTAGAAAAGATAAACAATATAGAGCTGGTGAAAAAGAGCTAATAAATATAATTAATAGAAAGAATCAAATAAGCGAATTTAAGCCTGAGACTAAAAACCTTAATGCATTCCTAAAAATTAATAAGGAAGATAAAGTATTTTCATTAAATTAATTACTCATATCCAGCATTCTCTTTATTGGCACATAGGCTCTTCTTATTATTTCCGGGTCAAGTTCGATAGAAGGAGAATTGTTTCTCAAGCAATCTAGAATTTTTTCTAATGTATTTAATTTCATATATGGACACTCGTTGCATTTACAACCTTCTATGTCGGGAACTTCAATAAAAATTTTGTTAGGTTCTTTCTTTTTCATTTGATGAATTATTCCTGGTTCAGTTAGTACCATGTAAGTTTTAGATGGATCTTTACTTACGAAATCAAGCAGCTTACTTGTTGATCCAATAAAGTCTGAGAGAATAAGTAAATTTTGACTACATTCAGGATGAGCAATGACTTTTGATTCTGGATTTTGAAATTTTAATTTTAGAAGTGCTTCTTCACTAAAGGATTCATGAACAATGCAGCTACCAGGCCATAATTTAAGATCTCTTCCTGAATTTTTCTGTACCCATTTCCCAAGGTTCTGATCTGGTGCAAATATTATCTTTTTATCTTCAGGTATCTTTTTAATTAATGAGACTGCGTTACTGCTTGTACATATCAGATCACTTTGAGCTTTTACTTCTGCAGTACAATTTATGTAACTTACGACATAGTGATCTGGATTTTCTTCCCTGAACTTTTGAAATTTATCTGAGGGACAATCGTCTGCTAATGAGCATCCTGCGTCAATATCTGGTAAAAGGACTGTTTTATTAGGGCTTAGTATTTTTGCGGTTTCGGCCATAAAGTGCACGCCGCAAAAAATTATTATATCTGCATCATTATTTGCAGCTTTCCTAGATAGATCTAATGAATCACCAATAAAATCTGCAATTTCCTGAATCTCTGGTGCTTGATAATAGTGCGCAAGAATAATCGCATTAGCTTTTTTGCAACGCTCCTTTATTTCAGAAATCAAATCCTCTTTGTTATGAACTGATTTCTGTTTTGCAGTAGAAGTTATACTGGTCAGGATTTAGAATATCTCTAAATAGATTATATGTCTTTAAACAGAAAAAATTCTGACAAATTTAAAAATTGCTATTGTTGGTGACTGTCATGGTCAATGGTCAGAATTAGACTTGAAAGTTTTATCGATCATTAAACCAAATATTGTTTTATTTGTTGGTGATATTTCTGATGGGAGTGTCAAAATAATTAAAAAAATCAATGAGATCAAAATTCCTACTTTTGTGATTTTAGGAAATCATGATAGAGGGAAAGATTCCACAGGCGAAACTCTCTCAAAGCAGATACGGGTTCTTGGGGAAAAATATTGTGCATGGGATTTGAAAGTTTTCAATAATCAAATAAATTTATTGTCTGCTAGACCATGTAGTTCTGGCGGCGGATATTATCTTTCTAAAGAAGTTCAAGGTGTTTATGGACCTATCACCGAACAAGATTCGAAAAATAAAATTATCAAATGTTCTGAAGAGAGTGTCGAAGATATACCTTTAATAATCATGTCTCATGCTGGCCCCTCGGGTTTAGGCTCAGAACCTAAAAGCATTTGTGGGAAAGACTGGAAATTACCCTCATCAGATTGGGGAGATAGAGATTTGTCTGAGGCTATTTCTCAAATACAAAAGAGAAGAAAAGTTGATCTTGTGATTTTTGGTCATATGCACAACCGGCTTAAAAGAAATCTTGGTTTAAGAGAGATGTTTAAAATTGATAGCAAAGGAACAATTTATTTCAACACTGCTGTAGTCCCAAGATATAAAACTGATGAAGATGGGAAATTACTAATTAACTTTTCATGGATTGAGTTTGAAAAAAAGGGATTAAGTCATGTTTCTCATCGATGGTATTCAGAATCTGGTGAAATTCGTGAAGAAGATAAATTTTTTTAGGATTAGATATTTTTTGTTCATATTTTAAGTATTTTTGGGCTTTTCATATCTTGAAAATAATGTTTGAGACAAGATATAACCTGCAATTCCTGCGGCTGTAAAAGCTAAACCATTTTTAAATAAAGGTAACAAATCATTTGTTCTGGATATTATCGGTGCCAAACCAAAAATTCCAAATAACATTCCCCATAAGGGAGAAAGAAGAGCTAAGAATCCAATTGATATGACTTGCCCTTCTTTTCTTGGAGCAGATGCGAAACCTGCTACTAGCCCTCCAAGAATAGATGTACATAAAGTCCATATATATTGCTCTTTGGGCAGTCCAGGGACAACTTGACATCCTCCTCTTTCAAGGCAAATCTTTACTGAATCAATTGCATCTAATACTGCACCATCCTCACCGTGATCTTTAACATAATATTGGTTGCCAAATCTTGTTTGAAGTTCGACCCAGAATAACCTTGGCATAAAATTAAAATAAGCCTCCCCGACGTTAAAATTCAGTAAATTACCTCCTCTAGGATCTGCAACTATCAACAAACTTGTCTCATCTAAATCCCAATAGTCTTTTATTGCGCTACCAGGAGAACTCTCAAACTGAGATAAATATTTAATTTTCCACCCACTTTCAATTTCTAGATTGTTGAGCTTTTCCTCTAAAGATTTTTTCTGATTAGGGCTTAATGTTTTAGCTAAATCAATTACTGGTGTTTTTTCTTCTGGTAAGAGATTTGGATTATTTATAGCGAAAACGGGTTTATGTGAAATTAAAACTAATATAGATAGAAATATTCCTAATAAATAGTTAATCTTTGAAAGCATAAATAAGTTTTGTCTCTTTATATTTTCGCCGATGAATAGCTTACCCGCGAATAATCCAGATTGGTTAGTAAAAAAAATAATAAAAATGGGCGGGACTATGAGTTTTTATGACTTTATGAATTTTGCTTTAAATGATCCTATTAATGGTTATTACGGTAGCGGTAAAGCTGAGTTAGGCGTTCGAGGAGATTTTGTGACATCACCTTCTTTATCAGATGATTTTGCTTTTTTGGTTGGTAAACAAATAGAAGATTGGTTGATTCAGTTCAAAAGTAGTTTTTTATCTAATAAGAAATTAGCTTTAATTGAATTTGGAGCTGGAGATGGAAGCTTTATGAGTGGATTAATTAAATATTTTTTAGAAAACAGCAAGAATTTTTTAGAAGAAGTTTCTTTTGTAATTATTGAACCTAATGAAGGGATGGTAGAAAAACAAAAGAATAAATTGGAGGAATTTTTGAACTTAGGTATTGATATTTTATGGAAAGGTTTGGATGAAGTAGAGGAAAATAATATAAATGGAATAGTTCTAGCAAATGAGGTTTTGGATGCTTTGCCAGTAGAGAGAATAACCTTCTCAAAAGGAAAATTACTTCGACAAGCAGTTTCTATAGACAAAAAATCTCATAAATTATATTTTGATGAAATGCAAATCACGAGTGAATTGAGAAAAAGTATTGAACTTGCTAAAAGTGAGTTGGGCATCACTATTCCACCTGAAGATGCTTCTGAAGGATGGACGACAGAATGGCATGTAGATAACTCAAAATGGTTAGAAGCTATTTATGGGAAAATCAATAATGGTATTTTATTGATAATTGATTACGCTAAAGAAGCCAAAAAATACTACACCTCTAAGAATTCTGATGGGACGATAGTTTCTTATCAAAATCAAAAAATGACGAATAATGTCCTAGATTCTCCTGGAAATTGCGATTTAACATCTCATGTGTGCATAGAAACTTTAATTAATGATGCTGAGACTCTTGGATTTGATACTGTCGGAATAACTAAACAAGGAGAGGCTTTGTTGACACTTGGATTGGCAGAGAGACTTTATGGGATTCAGAAAGAAATTAAAGAGGATTTATCAAATGCCCTTCTAAGAAGAGAGGCATTACTTAGACTCGTTGATCCTGTTTGTTTAGGTGATTTTAAGTGGTTTGTTTTTAAAAAGTTTAATGAGAAGAAAATGAATATAAATTCAACCTGTTTGCGTTAAGAAAAAAACTTTAAAAATAATGAATCTTCTACGTCATCATATATATCAACAGCACCAATTTCTTTCGGTAATATAAATCTCATTTTGCCATTACGAACTTTTTTATCGCCCATAAGTATTGTTAGAACGTCTTCTTTATTTATTTTTGGGATCTCGGTAGGAAGATCATAACTCTTCAAAAGATTCTTCTGTCTCTCTAATTCTTCTTTAGACCATAACCCTTTCTCAATTGCTATTTCCCCGGCAATATTCATACCAATTGATATTGCCTCACCATGTAGAAATTTGCCGTATCCACATAAATTTTCAATAACGTGACCAAAAGAATGACCATAATTCAATATTGCCCTAACACCATTTTCATGTTCGTCTTGAGAAACAATATGAGACTTTGTTTTAATTGAACTATTAATTATTTTAATTAGATATTCATTTTTGAGATTTATAAGTTCAATTTTGTTTTTTTCAATTTCTAAGTATTCGAAAAGTTCTTTATCTCTTATTATTCCGTATTTTATTACTTCGGCCATGCCTGCACTAAATTCTCTTTTGGGCAAACTTTTTAAAGTTTCTGGATCAATAAAAACTGCTTTAGGTTGATTGAAAGCCCCAATTAAATTCTTACCTTTTGGATGATTTACTCCTGTTTTTCCTCCTACAGATGAATCAACCATTGATAATAATGTTGTTGGAATCTGAATATATTCGATACCTCTCAGCCAAGTCGCAGCTGCAAAACCGCTTACGTCTCCAACAATTCCTCCTCCAAGGGCAATAATTATTGAATTTCTATCTAAGCCAGATTCAAAGGCTACATCATATATCTCACTTAAGGTTTTTAAGTTTTTATATGATTCTCCAGCTTTGATAAGGAACATTTCGGCCTGAAATTTATTATCATTTAAATTATTTAAAAATTTTTCTCCATACAAATTTGATATTTCTTCATTTGAAATAACAAGTATTTTTCTATTCTTTGTTATTCCAATTTTTAAAAGTTCTTCGCTGATATTATTCAGTATCCCTGCTTCTAGAGTTACTTCGTATGACTTATCACCTAATGGGACTAATATTTTTTTCTTATTCACAATTGATTACCTAGTTAAAATTTATAAATATTTGGTATTAAATACTTTATATATTAGCAAAATCTAAGCTCTAGATCCTTAAAAATTCAGTTGTTAAGAATTAGAAATGGTAATAAAATCATGCTATGAGTTTTAAAAAAAATATAAACGATATTAAGAAAAATTATTCCTTAGGAATAATTGGAGGTGGTCAACTGGCTTTGATGTTAACTGAGGCAGCAAAAAAAAGAGATCTAGAAGTATGTGTGCAAACAAAATCTTGTGATGATCCTGCTGGTTTAAAAGCAGATCATGTCATAGAAGCTGATCCTTTAAAGATAAGAGGTAATAAATCATTAATTAATGAGTGTGAAAAAATAATTTTTGAAAATGAATGGATAAAAATTGATAAATTAAATTTAATTGGCAATAACGATATTTTTGTTCCAAGCCTTAATGCAATTAAGCCATTAGTAGATAGGTTTTCTCAAAAAAAATTAATAGACAGAATGAATATTCCCTGCCCAAAATGGATAAGTATTGAAGATTTTAAAAATCTCTCGGATGAGGAAATCAATAATTGGACTTTTCCTCTAATGGCAAAATCAAATAAAGGTGGATATGACGGCAAAGGGAACAGAAAATTAAAGACAAAAGAAGATTTAGATTCTTTTTTAACAGAGAATAACTCTAATGAATGGTTAATAGAAGAATGGATAGAGTATGAAAAAGAACTGGCTCTTGTTGGTTCTAGAGATAGGACTGGTAAGATAAGATTCTTTCCAATAGTTGAGACGTTCCAATCAAACCATGTTTGTGATTGGGTTCTTGCACCTGGAACAAATGAATATGATTTGAACTTATTTGCAATAAATATTTTCTCTTCAGTAGTCAATGAACTTAATTACGTTGGAGTTTTAGCTATTGAATTCTTCTATGGAGATAATGGTCTTTTAATTAATGAAATAGCTCCTAGAACACATAACTCAGCTCATTTCTCTATTGAAGCTTGCACTTCAAGTCAGTTTGATCAATATGTTTGTATTTCTTCTGGGATAATGCCACCTGAAATTAAAATGAACTGTGAAGGTGCAATTATGATAAATCTACTGGGGTTAAAAAAGAATTTCCCAATCTCAATGGAAACCAGAATTAAAATGTTATCTGAAATTGAGGGTTCTAATATTCATTGTTATGGCAAATCTCGCGAAATTATGGGAAGAAAAATGGCTCACGTCACATTTTTATTAACAGGTAAAACGCATTCAGAAAGATATGATGAAGCTCAAATTTTATTAACTATGGTAAGAGACATTTGGCCATCTCCAAATGCATAAAAAAATAAGTTAGAGTTAGATTACTGGATCTTTGGTTAAGTTCTTCTTTATGTGCTCTGATCTGACTCTCTTTCGACATGAGGAGACTGTCGTGATGCGGTAGTAAACCGATCTTGTAATCGGAAACGAAAGCCCACTTTGAATCCTCTTCTGGCATTTCCAGGTCGATGCAGCAGAGAACTGACGGGGATCCGGTGTTACCTATCAAAATGCTTGCTAAAACAGGCTTTGGTAGGTATTTTATTTTTTTGGAATAATTTAGCTGTTTTTATTCTCTATCAGTGTAAATAATTTATTTGTCAAAATACTTGACGATTTTTTTAATGTATTTATATTAATAGTACAGATGTATTATTTAGAAATGACTTTAGGAGGAGCTAATGTTTGGACTAATTTTTCTTACGGTTATCGTAATGAGTCCCCAAGTGGTTGGTTGCTTAGCCCAGACCGCAGCAGATTAATTTTATTTATAAGGAATAAAAAATCTCCAAGAAATAGTATAAGAATTTTTGCTCATACATATTATGCAAATAATTTTGGTGAGCCAATGGCAATTAAATCATCCACTCAAATGTATTTGGATAATGCTTGGGATAAATGGCATGACCTTCAATTAGAAGGTTGGACTTTTGAAGAACTTGAATTACCTGAA from Prochlorococcus marinus XMU1402 includes the following:
- the nadA gene encoding quinolinate synthase NadA, with the translated sequence MTSITSTAKQKSVHNKEDLISEIKERCKKANAIILAHYYQAPEIQEIADFIGDSLDLSRKAANNDADIIIFCGVHFMAETAKILSPNKTVLLPDIDAGCSLADDCPSDKFQKFREENPDHYVVSYINCTAEVKAQSDLICTSSNAVSLIKKIPEDKKIIFAPDQNLGKWVQKNSGRDLKLWPGSCIVHESFSEEALLKLKFQNPESKVIAHPECSQNLLILSDFIGSTSKLLDFVSKDPSKTYMVLTEPGIIHQMKKKEPNKIFIEVPDIEGCKCNECPYMKLNTLEKILDCLRNNSPSIELDPEIIRRAYVPIKRMLDMSN
- a CDS encoding TIGR04168 family protein yields the protein MKVLSIIKPNIVLFVGDISDGSVKIIKKINEIKIPTFVILGNHDRGKDSTGETLSKQIRVLGEKYCAWDLKVFNNQINLLSARPCSSGGGYYLSKEVQGVYGPITEQDSKNKIIKCSEESVEDIPLIIMSHAGPSGLGSEPKSICGKDWKLPSSDWGDRDLSEAISQIQKRRKVDLVIFGHMHNRLKRNLGLREMFKIDSKGTIYFNTAVVPRYKTDEDGKLLINFSWIEFEKKGLSHVSHRWYSESGEIREEDKFF
- a CDS encoding TPM domain-containing protein, translating into MLSKINYLLGIFLSILVLISHKPVFAINNPNLLPEEKTPVIDLAKTLSPNQKKSLEEKLNNLEIESGWKIKYLSQFESSPGSAIKDYWDLDETSLLIVADPRGGNLLNFNVGEAYFNFMPRLFWVELQTRFGNQYYVKDHGEDGAVLDAIDSVKICLERGGCQVVPGLPKEQYIWTLCTSILGGLVAGFASAPRKEGQVISIGFLALLSPLWGMLFGIFGLAPIISRTNDLLPLFKNGLAFTAAGIAGYILSQTLFSRYEKPKNT
- a CDS encoding SAM-dependent methyltransferase; translated protein: MNSLPANNPDWLVKKIIKMGGTMSFYDFMNFALNDPINGYYGSGKAELGVRGDFVTSPSLSDDFAFLVGKQIEDWLIQFKSSFLSNKKLALIEFGAGDGSFMSGLIKYFLENSKNFLEEVSFVIIEPNEGMVEKQKNKLEEFLNLGIDILWKGLDEVEENNINGIVLANEVLDALPVERITFSKGKLLRQAVSIDKKSHKLYFDEMQITSELRKSIELAKSELGITIPPEDASEGWTTEWHVDNSKWLEAIYGKINNGILLIIDYAKEAKKYYTSKNSDGTIVSYQNQKMTNNVLDSPGNCDLTSHVCIETLINDAETLGFDTVGITKQGEALLTLGLAERLYGIQKEIKEDLSNALLRREALLRLVDPVCLGDFKWFVFKKFNEKKMNINSTCLR
- the aroB gene encoding 3-dehydroquinate synthase, with the translated sequence MNKKKILVPLGDKSYEVTLEAGILNNISEELLKIGITKNRKILVISNEEISNLYGEKFLNNLNDNKFQAEMFLIKAGESYKNLKTLSEIYDVAFESGLDRNSIIIALGGGIVGDVSGFAAATWLRGIEYIQIPTTLLSMVDSSVGGKTGVNHPKGKNLIGAFNQPKAVFIDPETLKSLPKREFSAGMAEVIKYGIIRDKELFEYLEIEKNKIELINLKNEYLIKIINSSIKTKSHIVSQDEHENGVRAILNYGHSFGHVIENLCGYGKFLHGEAISIGMNIAGEIAIEKGLWSKEELERQKNLLKSYDLPTEIPKINKEDVLTILMGDKKVRNGKMRFILPKEIGAVDIYDDVEDSLFLKFFS
- a CDS encoding 5-(carboxyamino)imidazole ribonucleotide synthase, encoding MSFKKNINDIKKNYSLGIIGGGQLALMLTEAAKKRDLEVCVQTKSCDDPAGLKADHVIEADPLKIRGNKSLINECEKIIFENEWIKIDKLNLIGNNDIFVPSLNAIKPLVDRFSQKKLIDRMNIPCPKWISIEDFKNLSDEEINNWTFPLMAKSNKGGYDGKGNRKLKTKEDLDSFLTENNSNEWLIEEWIEYEKELALVGSRDRTGKIRFFPIVETFQSNHVCDWVLAPGTNEYDLNLFAINIFSSVVNELNYVGVLAIEFFYGDNGLLINEIAPRTHNSAHFSIEACTSSQFDQYVCISSGIMPPEIKMNCEGAIMINLLGLKKNFPISMETRIKMLSEIEGSNIHCYGKSREIMGRKMAHVTFLLTGKTHSERYDEAQILLTMVRDIWPSPNA